A region from the Streptomyces tsukubensis genome encodes:
- a CDS encoding acyl-CoA dehydrogenase family protein, whose amino-acid sequence MAIDFTLTPEQLVLRARARDFARRSLSGVGPATRLLTDPEERWQATRPVYEQAVAEGWLRRILPEPLGGEGRGMVDLALVAEEFVAVDANVSLTLFAVTLGLTPLMAAGSPEQLKEHFGRFLEPAGAPLAAFAFSEPGGIANYDAPAPAEGVRTTAVLDERTGEWVINGSKRWVSSAGGWDGQGPDLLAVVCRTSTTAAPGEALSVILVPGPVAGLTLDNSLDLLGHRAHQTPTITLRDVRVPRGNVLGVPGAGRAVVAGSFVPTAALVGVFALAKMRAAFDFALGFAKRERRAGAVPIIDHQAVGYALADAKSAMEAVRCLSWRACHALDTGSPAAAELALHAKVFGSETAVRVVTDLMRVVGMESYSHESPLAEILQDALAYPLFDGGNIGVRRRQLHAMLADPEYDAYATHEDPAR is encoded by the coding sequence ATGGCCATCGACTTCACCCTCACCCCCGAACAGCTCGTCCTGCGCGCCCGGGCCCGCGATTTCGCCCGGCGGTCCCTGAGCGGGGTCGGCCCCGCCACCCGGCTGCTGACCGATCCCGAGGAGCGCTGGCAGGCGACCCGGCCGGTCTACGAGCAGGCCGTCGCGGAGGGCTGGCTGCGGCGCATCCTGCCCGAACCGCTCGGCGGCGAGGGCCGGGGCATGGTCGACCTCGCACTGGTGGCGGAGGAGTTCGTCGCCGTCGACGCGAATGTGTCCCTCACCCTGTTCGCCGTCACCCTCGGTCTGACCCCGCTGATGGCCGCGGGGAGCCCGGAACAGCTCAAGGAGCACTTCGGCCGGTTCCTGGAACCGGCGGGCGCACCGCTCGCGGCCTTCGCCTTCAGCGAGCCCGGCGGCATCGCCAACTACGACGCGCCCGCACCCGCCGAAGGCGTCCGTACCACCGCCGTCCTCGACGAGCGCACCGGCGAGTGGGTGATCAACGGCTCCAAGCGCTGGGTGTCGAGCGCCGGTGGCTGGGACGGCCAGGGGCCGGATCTGCTCGCCGTGGTGTGCCGTACGAGCACGACGGCCGCGCCCGGCGAAGCGCTCTCCGTCATTCTGGTGCCCGGCCCGGTCGCCGGGCTCACCCTCGACAACAGCCTCGACCTGCTCGGCCACCGGGCCCACCAGACGCCCACGATCACCCTGCGCGATGTCCGTGTGCCGCGCGGCAATGTCCTCGGGGTACCGGGTGCCGGGCGGGCGGTCGTAGCGGGCAGCTTCGTGCCCACGGCGGCGCTGGTCGGTGTGTTCGCCCTGGCCAAGATGCGCGCGGCGTTCGACTTCGCGCTGGGCTTCGCCAAGCGCGAGCGGCGGGCGGGAGCGGTGCCGATCATCGACCACCAGGCCGTGGGGTACGCCCTCGCGGACGCGAAGTCCGCGATGGAAGCGGTGCGCTGTCTGTCCTGGCGGGCCTGTCACGCACTGGACACCGGGAGCCCCGCGGCGGCCGAGCTCGCCCTCCATGCGAAGGTCTTCGGTTCGGAGACGGCGGTACGGGTCGTCACCGACCTGATGCGCGTCGTCGGCATGGAGAGCTACAGCCATGAGAGCCCGCTCGCCGAGATCCTTCAGGACGCGCTCGCCTACCCGCTCTTCGACGGCGGCAACATCGGTGTCCGGCGGCGGCAACTGCACGCCATGCTCGCGGATCCGGAGTACGACGCCTACGCCACCCATGAGGACCCGGCCCGGTAG
- a CDS encoding aldehyde dehydrogenase family protein: MRTDMLIGGEWTAGSGSTFPTFNPATGEVIAELPDATEADVDAAVRAAAVAFRSPEWGGLLPAARARLLLRVADLLEEHADELARLETLDQGQPLAVSAGFSVPNAIEHFRYYAGWVTKITGVSSPLSVPDADHRTVREPLGVCGLITPWNFPLMILVWKLAPALATGNTVVIKPAEQTPLSTLRLAELMAEAGVPAGVVNVVTGGPETGRALVRHPSVKKISFTGSTAVGREIGAECGRTLKKVSLELGGKAPSIITADADIDAAVQGNLLGGLLNSGQVCAAYTRFYVDGKRHDEFAEKLAGAAGSLRLGDGLHPDTHLGPLVSAEQVEQTARYVAVGREEGAELLTGGGRPGGELSAGFFHEPTVFAGVGQDMRIAREEIFGPVLAVMPYEDPEELVGLANDSEYGLAASIWSRDIATANRLARRVKAGTVWINMMQGLDAAAAWGGTKSSGIGREMGWEAITAYTEVKSIWTSHI, translated from the coding sequence ATGCGCACCGACATGCTGATCGGCGGCGAGTGGACCGCAGGCAGCGGTTCCACCTTCCCCACCTTCAACCCGGCCACCGGCGAGGTCATCGCCGAACTGCCCGACGCCACCGAGGCGGACGTCGACGCAGCCGTACGGGCCGCGGCCGTCGCCTTCCGCTCGCCCGAGTGGGGCGGACTGCTCCCGGCGGCCCGGGCGAGGCTGCTCCTGCGCGTGGCCGACCTGCTGGAGGAGCACGCGGACGAACTGGCCCGGCTGGAGACCCTGGACCAGGGGCAGCCGCTCGCTGTGAGCGCCGGGTTCTCGGTGCCCAACGCGATCGAACACTTCCGCTACTACGCGGGCTGGGTCACCAAGATCACCGGAGTGTCCTCGCCGCTGTCCGTCCCCGACGCCGACCACCGGACGGTACGCGAACCCCTGGGCGTCTGCGGGTTGATCACCCCGTGGAACTTCCCGCTGATGATCCTGGTGTGGAAGCTCGCGCCCGCCCTCGCCACCGGGAACACCGTGGTCATCAAGCCCGCCGAGCAGACCCCGCTGTCCACCCTGCGGCTCGCCGAGCTGATGGCGGAGGCAGGGGTCCCGGCCGGTGTCGTCAATGTCGTCACCGGCGGCCCGGAGACCGGCCGTGCGCTGGTGCGCCATCCGTCGGTGAAGAAGATCTCCTTCACCGGTTCCACCGCCGTGGGCCGGGAGATCGGCGCGGAGTGCGGCCGGACCCTGAAGAAGGTGTCGCTGGAGCTGGGCGGCAAGGCACCCAGCATCATCACCGCGGACGCCGATATCGACGCCGCGGTCCAGGGCAACCTGCTGGGCGGGCTCCTCAACTCGGGCCAGGTCTGCGCCGCGTACACCCGCTTCTACGTGGACGGCAAGCGGCACGACGAGTTCGCGGAGAAACTGGCGGGGGCGGCCGGTTCGCTCCGGCTCGGTGACGGGCTCCACCCCGACACCCACCTCGGTCCGCTGGTCTCCGCCGAACAGGTCGAGCAGACCGCCCGCTATGTGGCCGTCGGCCGCGAGGAGGGCGCCGAGCTGCTGACCGGCGGCGGCCGGCCCGGCGGTGAACTGTCCGCGGGGTTCTTCCACGAGCCGACCGTCTTCGCCGGGGTCGGACAGGACATGCGGATCGCCCGCGAGGAGATCTTCGGCCCGGTGCTGGCGGTGATGCCCTACGAGGACCCCGAGGAGCTCGTAGGCCTCGCCAACGACTCCGAGTACGGACTCGCGGCGTCGATCTGGTCCCGGGACATCGCCACCGCCAACCGGCTCGCCCGCCGGGTGAAGGCCGGCACGGTCTGGATCAACATGATGCAGGGCCTGGACGCGGCGGCGGCCTGGGGCGGCACCAAGTCCTCCGGTATCGGCCGTGAGATGGGCTGGGAGGCGATCACGGCATACACCGAGGTCAAGAGCATCTGGACCAGCCACATCTGA